A window from Enterocloster bolteae encodes these proteins:
- a CDS encoding amino acid ABC transporter ATP-binding protein: protein MLQIKHLNKYFGENHVLKDISLEIESHKTMAIIGSSGSGKSTLLRCINLLETPDSGTISLDGKALDFSKKLPKHQKAAFTKKTGMVFQSFNLFPHKTALENIMEGPVTVLKKSKAEACRDAIELLKRVGLEDKKDSYPHQLSGGQQQRIAIARALAMKPEILLFDEPTSALDPELGAGVLSLIKELSREDYTIIVVTHNMSFAREVSEEVVFVEKGEILAKGSYDELVNLHNDRITQFLSYLD from the coding sequence ATGCTGCAGATTAAACATTTAAACAAATATTTTGGAGAAAATCATGTACTGAAGGACATCAGCCTGGAAATCGAATCGCACAAGACCATGGCTATCATAGGTTCCTCCGGCTCAGGAAAATCCACATTGCTTCGATGCATCAATCTTCTGGAAACACCGGATTCAGGAACCATAAGCCTGGATGGAAAAGCGTTGGATTTTTCCAAAAAACTTCCCAAACATCAGAAAGCCGCCTTTACCAAGAAAACAGGCATGGTTTTCCAGAGCTTCAATCTCTTTCCGCACAAAACCGCCCTTGAAAACATCATGGAAGGACCTGTGACTGTGTTGAAAAAAAGCAAGGCCGAGGCCTGCCGGGATGCCATTGAGCTTTTAAAACGGGTAGGTCTGGAAGATAAAAAAGACAGTTATCCCCACCAGCTTTCCGGAGGCCAGCAGCAGAGAATTGCCATTGCAAGGGCCTTAGCTATGAAGCCGGAAATCCTTTTGTTTGACGAACCCACAAGCGCTCTTGACCCAGAACTGGGAGCCGGCGTTCTGAGCCTGATTAAGGAACTGTCACGGGAGGATTATACCATCATTGTCGTGACACATAATATGTCCTTTGCCAGAGAAGTCAGCGAAGAAGTCGTATTCGTGGAAAAAGGAGAAATCCTGGCAAAAGGAAGTTATGACGAGCTGGTAAACCTGCATAATGACAGAATCACACAGTTTTTAAGCTATTTGGATTAG
- a CDS encoding IS30 family transposase, with translation MPKKKEYDHKHLSTSQRIHIEKGLNDGLSFAAIARKLDKHPSTIAKEVKKYRTLQPREKDPKKPARCALFKECTLRFLCDKKDCVKMCKSCYDIKLQVSKCSYLCSEYREPQCASISKAPFVCNHCARQRTCNKEKAYYIAQNADQSSQELLVSCRQGINQAPADIAMLDTLISPLLAQGQSLAHIYAFHGHEIPCSRKTLYNYIDQGVFTAKNIDLRRKVRYKCKPRKTGTRVSLAAKEFRIGRTYEDFQKFIQENPDIPVVELDTVEGGRDNSTQAFLTIFFRNCSLMLIFVLQEKSQDQVIKVFDYLTEKLGIKVFQELFPVILTDNGVEFQFPERLECDKNGEIRTKIFYCNPNSSWQKGRIEKNHEYIRYVIPKSQSLDHYKQRDACVLMNHINSEARDSLNGCTPFRLSKMLLNNRLHRLLCLQEIPGDQVHLKPSLLKK, from the coding sequence ATGCCTAAGAAAAAAGAATATGATCACAAGCACCTTTCAACCAGCCAGCGCATTCACATCGAAAAAGGATTAAATGACGGTTTGTCCTTTGCTGCTATTGCAAGAAAACTAGATAAGCATCCCAGCACCATTGCAAAGGAAGTTAAAAAATACCGGACGCTTCAGCCCCGCGAGAAAGACCCGAAGAAGCCGGCCAGGTGTGCCCTCTTCAAAGAGTGCACCCTGCGTTTCCTTTGCGATAAAAAAGACTGTGTAAAGATGTGTAAGAGCTGCTATGATATAAAGCTGCAGGTTTCAAAATGCAGCTATCTGTGTTCTGAATACCGGGAGCCTCAATGTGCCTCTATATCTAAAGCACCTTTTGTGTGCAATCACTGCGCAAGGCAGCGGACCTGCAATAAGGAAAAAGCCTACTACATTGCCCAGAATGCAGATCAATCCTCTCAGGAGCTGCTTGTATCATGCAGGCAGGGGATTAACCAGGCTCCTGCCGATATCGCAATGCTTGATACGCTTATCTCACCATTGCTTGCCCAGGGACAGTCACTGGCGCACATTTATGCCTTTCACGGACACGAGATTCCTTGTTCCAGAAAGACGCTCTACAATTATATCGATCAGGGTGTTTTTACTGCTAAAAACATCGATTTACGCCGCAAGGTACGTTACAAATGCAAGCCAAGAAAAACTGGTACAAGGGTCAGCCTGGCTGCAAAAGAATTCCGTATAGGACGAACCTACGAGGATTTTCAAAAATTCATTCAGGAAAATCCTGATATTCCAGTTGTCGAACTTGATACCGTAGAAGGCGGCCGGGATAACAGCACGCAGGCTTTCCTTACCATCTTTTTCCGGAACTGTTCCCTTATGCTTATTTTTGTGCTGCAAGAGAAATCACAGGACCAGGTCATAAAAGTTTTCGACTATTTGACAGAAAAACTCGGTATTAAGGTTTTTCAGGAACTGTTCCCTGTAATCTTGACTGATAATGGTGTGGAATTTCAATTTCCAGAACGATTGGAGTGTGATAAAAATGGTGAAATTCGCACCAAAATCTTTTACTGCAATCCGAACTCTTCCTGGCAAAAAGGACGTATCGAGAAAAATCATGAATACATCCGATATGTGATTCCCAAAAGCCAGAGTCTGGATCACTATAAGCAGAGAGATGCCTGCGTACTTATGAATCATATCAACAGTGAAGCCAGAGACAGCCTGAACGGCTGCACTCCATTCAGGCTGTCTAAGATGCTTTTAAATAACAGGTTACACAGACTTTTATGTCTCCAGGAAATACCTGGCGACCAAGTCCACTTAAAACCATCGTTACTTAAAAAATAG
- a CDS encoding flavodoxin family protein, with the protein MSKHVLVISASPRKGGNSDTLCDEFIRGVQESGNQAEKIFLASRKIGYCIGCGVCNTTHKCVQKDEMAEILDKMVDADVIVLATPVYFYTMDAQMKTLIDRTVPRYTEIQNKDFYFIVAAADTEQKMMDRTIEGFRGFTQDCLTGAREKGIIYGTGAWQAGEIKGTPAMKQAYEMGRNV; encoded by the coding sequence ATGAGTAAACATGTATTAGTCATATCAGCAAGCCCAAGGAAAGGCGGAAATTCTGATACACTCTGCGATGAGTTTATCCGTGGGGTACAGGAATCCGGAAATCAGGCGGAGAAGATTTTTCTGGCCAGTAGAAAGATTGGATATTGTATCGGATGCGGTGTCTGTAACACCACCCATAAGTGTGTTCAAAAGGATGAGATGGCAGAGATACTGGATAAAATGGTGGATGCAGATGTCATTGTACTGGCTACACCGGTGTACTTTTACACCATGGATGCACAGATGAAGACATTGATTGACCGCACAGTTCCCAGATATACCGAAATTCAGAATAAGGATTTCTATTTCATAGTGGCTGCTGCGGATACAGAACAGAAAATGATGGATCGCACCATTGAAGGATTCCGGGGATTTACGCAGGATTGTCTGACAGGAGCCAGGGAAAAGGGAATCATTTATGGAACAGGTGCCTGGCAGGCAGGAGAAATTAAGGGTACGCCGGCTATGAAGCAGGCATATGAGATGGGAAGAAATGTATAG
- a CDS encoding flavin reductase — protein sequence MDSKAFFKLSYGVYIISTSADNKEGGCVINTLTQVTSSPARLSIALNKENYTLKLIETSGTFSAAVLSDDVEMDLIRRFGFQCGKDVKKYDGIPQGRDSLNNPYPTEGVCARFTCRVVSSMDVGSHMIIVGEVVEAEVLDSQTPALTYSNYHLKKNGTTPPKAPSYQADTKEVTGWRCSVCGYILESETLPPDFICPVCGKDASYFVKL from the coding sequence ATGGATTCAAAAGCATTTTTTAAATTAAGTTACGGTGTTTACATTATTTCCACCAGCGCAGACAACAAGGAAGGCGGCTGTGTCATCAACACACTGACCCAGGTCACATCTTCTCCCGCCAGGTTATCCATTGCTCTCAACAAGGAAAACTATACGCTGAAGCTGATAGAGACATCCGGCACCTTTTCCGCAGCGGTACTTTCCGACGATGTGGAAATGGACCTGATTAGACGTTTCGGCTTTCAGTGCGGCAAGGATGTAAAGAAATATGACGGCATTCCACAGGGACGGGACAGCCTGAATAATCCATATCCCACAGAAGGTGTCTGTGCCCGTTTCACCTGCCGTGTTGTATCCTCCATGGATGTGGGCTCCCATATGATTATAGTGGGCGAGGTAGTGGAAGCAGAAGTCCTGGATTCCCAGACACCGGCGCTCACCTATTCCAATTACCATCTGAAGAAAAACGGGACCACTCCGCCAAAGGCTCCTTCCTATCAGGCAGACACAAAAGAGGTTACGGGATGGCGCTGTTCTGTTTGCGGATATATTCTGGAGTCCGAGACATTGCCGCCTGACTTTATCTGTCCGGTCTGCGGCAAAGATGCCAGCTATTTTGTAAAACTGTAG
- a CDS encoding sigma-54-dependent Fis family transcriptional regulator has translation MSQIWYAAFSEDFVEQAQKIFKKLDKDVIVTVWDPELVPEMLRRGVSVILGRGATALRIRKVVDLPVVEIPIPFEDMADTLIEASSYGRNIGVIGYNNLLSGLERLNPILNVSIRQIFAVDEDDTYHQIQKLKNEGVDVIVGGLIQTRYARELGLPAVRIELTDKSLSYACQEAEKLIATVKAATRKAEELKTILNTTNEKYVAVDIKGNITWMNRVAKPYLPNPGGLVYDTPITEVLPAFEAVHDVLATGEEIIQETGSINGADILYDMIPLTYKNGEILGAVITFNDAGTITRGEHKIRDKGIKGFQATYSFKDICGSSQQMNQCIQHAKRYAHTDLTVLLLGETGSGKEMFAQSMHNASSRRNGPFVAVNCAALPEGILESELFGYDDGAFTGARRSGKMGLFELAHNGTIFLDEIGEMPMSLQSRLLRVLQERKVMRLGGDRVFPVNIRIFAATNKNLMELVGEHKFREDLFYRLNVLTLKIPPLRERVEDIPDLANLFLRESGGKCCLTPAAEKVLTSYGWPGNARQLRHFMEKVRIICDSSVISGEAAGYVIQNYEPPCEMEQRGNSSGFPGSNGIGNYKATKGRVNRSQEEPGQENISREITEECLAQAMEQAGGNKTKAARILGIHRSTIWRYIKKFGME, from the coding sequence ATGAGCCAGATTTGGTACGCCGCTTTCAGCGAAGACTTCGTGGAGCAGGCACAGAAAATATTCAAAAAATTGGATAAGGATGTAATCGTCACGGTATGGGATCCGGAACTGGTTCCGGAGATGCTCAGGCGCGGGGTCAGCGTTATATTAGGCCGCGGGGCCACAGCGCTGCGGATACGCAAGGTAGTGGACCTGCCGGTGGTGGAGATCCCCATCCCCTTTGAGGATATGGCAGACACCCTGATTGAGGCCAGCAGCTATGGAAGGAACATCGGGGTCATTGGCTATAACAACCTTCTCAGCGGTCTGGAGCGTTTAAATCCCATTCTGAATGTAAGCATACGGCAGATATTTGCCGTGGATGAAGATGATACGTACCATCAAATCCAGAAGCTTAAAAATGAAGGGGTAGACGTGATTGTGGGCGGGCTTATCCAGACACGTTATGCCAGAGAATTGGGACTGCCCGCAGTCCGCATTGAGCTGACGGACAAATCATTGTCCTATGCGTGTCAGGAAGCAGAGAAGCTGATTGCCACGGTCAAGGCTGCTACCAGAAAGGCAGAGGAGCTTAAGACTATTCTCAATACCACCAATGAAAAGTATGTAGCAGTTGACATAAAAGGAAATATTACCTGGATGAACCGTGTTGCCAAGCCTTACCTGCCAAATCCGGGCGGGCTGGTTTACGATACGCCCATAACAGAGGTGCTGCCCGCCTTTGAGGCAGTCCATGATGTATTGGCAACAGGAGAGGAAATCATACAGGAGACAGGTTCCATTAATGGGGCTGATATTCTTTATGATATGATTCCCTTAACATATAAAAATGGAGAGATATTGGGTGCGGTTATCACCTTCAATGATGCGGGAACCATCACCAGAGGGGAACATAAAATCAGGGATAAAGGCATCAAGGGATTTCAGGCCACCTATTCATTTAAGGATATATGCGGAAGCAGCCAGCAGATGAATCAGTGCATCCAGCATGCAAAGAGGTACGCCCATACGGACCTGACTGTACTTTTGCTGGGTGAGACGGGTTCCGGTAAGGAGATGTTTGCCCAGAGCATGCACAATGCCAGCAGCCGCAGAAACGGTCCTTTTGTTGCTGTAAACTGTGCGGCTCTTCCCGAGGGAATTCTGGAGAGTGAGCTTTTTGGATATGATGACGGTGCCTTTACCGGCGCCAGGCGCAGCGGAAAGATGGGGCTCTTTGAGCTGGCTCACAATGGGACCATTTTCCTGGATGAGATAGGGGAAATGCCCATGTCCCTTCAGAGCAGGCTGCTGCGTGTTTTGCAGGAGCGTAAGGTCATGCGTCTGGGCGGCGACCGGGTTTTTCCCGTGAATATCAGGATATTTGCAGCGACCAACAAAAACCTGATGGAGCTGGTAGGTGAGCACAAATTCAGGGAGGACTTATTTTACCGTCTTAATGTGCTGACCCTAAAGATACCGCCGCTCAGGGAACGGGTTGAGGATATTCCTGATCTGGCCAATCTGTTTCTCAGGGAAAGCGGGGGAAAATGCTGCCTTACCCCTGCGGCAGAGAAGGTGCTTACCTCTTACGGATGGCCGGGAAACGCCCGCCAGCTGAGGCATTTTATGGAGAAGGTGCGTATCATATGCGATTCCTCTGTCATATCAGGGGAAGCTGCTGGCTATGTGATTCAAAACTATGAACCGCCTTGCGAAATGGAGCAGAGGGGAAATAGCAGCGGCTTTCCGGGAAGTAATGGAATAGGGAATTACAAAGCAACTAAAGGCCGCGTAAACAGAAGTCAGGAGGAACCGGGTCAGGAGAATATAAGCAGGGAAATAACTGAAGAGTGTTTGGCCCAGGCTATGGAGCAGGCCGGAGGCAATAAAACAAAAGCCGCCCGGATTCTTGGAATACACAGAAGTACGATTTGGAGGTATATCAAAAAATTCGGAATGGAGTAA
- a CDS encoding SanA/YdcF family protein, whose amino-acid sequence MDKKAILKKAVKILLVLGLAGCLFLFLINLYMIRKEKPNIISSDDAAALGDVDCIMVLGCSVRPDGTPSGMLRDRLDKGIELYEDGVSDRLLMSGDHGRKNYDEVNRMKQYAIDEGIPSGDIFMDHAGFSTYESMYRARDIFQVKKIIIVTQRYHMYRALYVAQAMGMEAYGVESDPRQYGGQKMRDLRELLARPKDLIYTIVMPKPTYLGDAIPVSGDGNVTNDKEENRARNKSDQK is encoded by the coding sequence ATGGATAAAAAAGCGATTCTGAAAAAAGCGGTTAAGATACTTCTGGTATTGGGACTGGCAGGATGCCTGTTCCTGTTCCTGATAAATCTGTACATGATCAGGAAAGAAAAGCCGAATATCATCAGTTCAGATGATGCGGCAGCTCTTGGAGATGTGGACTGTATCATGGTTCTGGGCTGCAGTGTCAGGCCGGACGGTACGCCTTCCGGCATGCTTCGGGACAGGCTGGACAAGGGAATAGAGCTGTATGAGGACGGTGTGTCCGACCGCCTTCTCATGAGCGGGGACCATGGGCGCAAGAACTATGACGAGGTAAACCGGATGAAGCAGTATGCCATTGATGAGGGCATTCCTTCCGGGGATATTTTTATGGACCACGCGGGCTTCTCCACCTATGAGAGCATGTACCGGGCCAGGGATATTTTCCAGGTGAAGAAGATTATTATAGTTACGCAGCGCTATCACATGTACCGGGCTCTTTATGTGGCGCAGGCCATGGGGATGGAGGCATACGGCGTAGAGTCAGATCCCAGGCAGTACGGCGGCCAGAAAATGAGGGATTTAAGAGAACTGCTGGCCAGGCCCAAGGATTTGATTTATACCATTGTAATGCCTAAGCCCACCTATCTGGGAGATGCCATACCGGTCAGCGGGGACGGCAATGTTACCAATGATAAAGAAGAAAACCGGGCCAGGAATAAATCCGATCAGAAGTAG
- a CDS encoding MalY/PatB family protein produces the protein MLYDFDTVINRWHTDSEKYDGLKKFAPKAPDNSIPLWIADMDFKTAPEIIAAMHRRVEEGIFGYTDIYDASYYKAVCRWMEKRHRWRITPDEIVVDSGVVPALSHALSLIARPGDGVIIHTPAYKPFFNSIRNTGMIPVYSRLCYSHGRFTIDFEDLEQKAEDENNKVLILCSPHNPTGRVWSQDELRHIVDICQKHGLFIICDEIHNDILRPGICHTPIASLYPDTKRLITCTAPSKTFNLAGNHLANIIIPDPDIRERWNSLYHYLPNPISVAAATAAYEEGEPWLDELNQYLTETFRHMETFFKANLPVIDFQTPEATYLAWINIDSLGSNHSEIENRFIENGLIIEGGNQFVENGAGFIRLNAAVPHSTIDTLLNKINHIFN, from the coding sequence ATGTTATACGATTTTGACACAGTCATCAACAGATGGCACACAGACAGCGAAAAATACGATGGTTTAAAAAAATTTGCCCCCAAAGCCCCTGATAACAGCATTCCTCTCTGGATTGCCGATATGGACTTTAAGACAGCACCGGAAATCATAGCCGCCATGCACAGACGGGTGGAAGAAGGCATCTTTGGTTATACGGATATCTATGATGCATCCTATTATAAGGCGGTTTGCCGCTGGATGGAAAAACGTCACCGCTGGCGCATTACACCGGATGAAATCGTGGTGGATTCAGGCGTGGTGCCCGCTCTGTCTCATGCCCTGTCGCTGATTGCCAGGCCCGGAGACGGCGTCATCATACATACCCCGGCCTATAAACCATTTTTTAATTCCATCAGGAATACAGGCATGATTCCCGTATATTCCAGACTCTGTTACAGCCATGGCCGGTTTACCATTGATTTTGAGGACCTGGAACAGAAAGCTGAGGACGAAAACAATAAAGTTCTCATACTATGCAGTCCCCATAATCCTACCGGGCGTGTCTGGAGTCAGGATGAGCTGAGGCATATTGTGGACATCTGCCAAAAGCATGGCCTGTTCATCATCTGCGACGAGATACACAATGACATACTCCGCCCAGGCATCTGCCATACCCCTATAGCCAGCCTGTATCCGGATACAAAACGCCTCATTACATGCACTGCCCCCAGCAAAACCTTTAACCTGGCAGGAAACCACCTGGCCAACATCATTATACCAGACCCAGATATCCGTGAACGTTGGAACAGCCTTTATCACTACCTGCCTAACCCCATTTCTGTGGCAGCTGCCACCGCAGCCTACGAGGAAGGGGAGCCGTGGCTGGATGAGCTGAATCAATACCTGACGGAAACCTTCCGCCATATGGAGACGTTTTTTAAAGCCAACCTTCCTGTAATTGATTTCCAAACTCCGGAGGCCACCTATCTCGCCTGGATTAACATTGATAGCCTGGGCTCAAACCATAGTGAGATCGAAAACCGCTTCATTGAAAACGGATTGATAATTGAAGGCGGGAACCAGTTCGTGGAAAATGGAGCCGGGTTCATACGTCTGAATGCAGCAGTACCTCATTCCACCATTGATACTTTATTAAACAAAATAAACCATATATTTAACTAA
- a CDS encoding amino acid ABC transporter permease, whose translation MDARSIEILTSSFWPILKAGISFTIPLTLISFALGTTLAVFVAIIRISKVPVLNKICELYVWIIRGTPLLVQLFLVFFGLPKVGVVINPMPSGILVFTLSIGAYSSEIIRAAILSIPKGQWEAAMSLGMSYPQQLLRIILPQAFKISVPPLFNSFIALVKDTSLAANITIPEMFLTTQRITARNYEPLLMYIEVGFIYLIFCTVLNYVQNRIENKLMLTPTDKKRIKEITDTQA comes from the coding sequence ATGGATGCACGTTCAATCGAAATATTAACCTCATCATTTTGGCCTATTTTAAAAGCGGGAATCTCTTTTACGATACCTCTGACATTGATTTCATTCGCCCTTGGAACAACGTTAGCTGTATTCGTAGCCATCATCCGCATATCCAAGGTGCCGGTTTTAAACAAAATCTGTGAGTTATATGTCTGGATTATACGCGGTACCCCTCTGCTTGTGCAGTTGTTCCTTGTATTCTTCGGTCTTCCCAAAGTAGGTGTTGTCATTAATCCAATGCCTTCAGGAATATTGGTTTTTACCTTAAGCATCGGTGCCTACAGTTCAGAAATAATCAGAGCTGCCATCCTGTCCATACCCAAAGGACAGTGGGAAGCCGCCATGTCACTGGGAATGAGCTATCCCCAGCAGCTTTTAAGAATCATACTTCCCCAGGCTTTTAAGATATCTGTGCCGCCTCTCTTTAACAGCTTTATCGCCCTAGTTAAGGACACATCTCTCGCAGCCAACATAACCATTCCGGAGATGTTTCTGACTACCCAGAGGATAACTGCCAGGAATTATGAACCTCTTCTCATGTACATCGAGGTCGGATTTATTTATCTTATATTTTGTACGGTCCTGAATTATGTACAGAACCGGATAGAAAATAAACTTATGCTGACTCCTACGGATAAGAAAAGAATCAAAGAAATTACGGATACGCAGGCCTAG
- a CDS encoding helix-turn-helix domain-containing protein: MEFSGDIRIKVGNRIRQLRKELLLSQESLAFKAGLDRTYIASVENGKRNLSIMSLEKIIVALDCSMAEFFETFE; the protein is encoded by the coding sequence ATGGAGTTTTCCGGTGATATAAGAATAAAAGTTGGAAACAGGATACGCCAATTAAGAAAAGAACTATTATTAAGTCAAGAATCCTTGGCGTTTAAGGCAGGTCTGGACCGGACCTATATTGCATCTGTAGAAAATGGAAAACGGAATTTATCAATTATGAGTCTTGAAAAGATTATAGTGGCATTGGACTGTTCTATGGCTGAATTTTTTGAGACATTTGAATAA
- a CDS encoding arginase family protein, whose amino-acid sequence MLNNKKLKNNNIVIMNFTGVYENQEFYQDLGAVWLELGDIQGTNCYCDEEAEAAIKERISLMEPSGIHFLDSGNYHYVSKIWLDKIEEEFELLVFDHHTDMQMPMFGNILSCGGWIQAALDTNTRLKRVYLAGPPSMEAEADRERVVGINEEELKTPGCISRHLKNSGLPLYISLDKDILTRSCAITNWDQGEAQLEDVLACIKEAASCRSIIGVDVCGENPDDQEQEGNRASQTNQNTNRKIICKLLEICDVLCP is encoded by the coding sequence ATGCTTAATAATAAAAAGCTTAAGAATAACAATATTGTCATCATGAATTTTACGGGCGTATATGAAAACCAGGAATTTTACCAGGATTTGGGCGCTGTATGGCTGGAGCTTGGAGATATACAAGGCACTAATTGTTACTGTGATGAGGAGGCAGAGGCAGCCATCAAGGAGAGAATCAGCCTTATGGAACCCTCCGGAATCCACTTCCTGGATTCCGGAAATTACCATTATGTGAGCAAAATATGGCTGGATAAGATAGAGGAGGAATTTGAGCTTCTGGTGTTTGACCATCATACGGACATGCAGATGCCCATGTTTGGGAATATCCTGTCCTGCGGCGGTTGGATTCAGGCTGCTTTGGATACAAATACGCGTCTGAAACGGGTTTATCTGGCAGGGCCGCCCTCCATGGAAGCAGAGGCTGACAGGGAACGGGTAGTTGGTATCAATGAAGAGGAGCTGAAGACGCCAGGGTGTATCAGCCGCCATTTGAAGAACTCCGGGCTGCCTCTCTATATATCCCTGGATAAGGATATCCTGACCCGCTCCTGTGCAATCACCAATTGGGACCAGGGAGAGGCGCAGCTGGAGGACGTGTTGGCCTGCATAAAGGAGGCGGCATCCTGCCGCAGTATAATAGGTGTAGATGTATGTGGGGAGAATCCGGATGACCAGGAACAGGAGGGAAATAGGGCCAGCCAAACGAATCAGAATACGAATAGGAAAATTATTTGTAAATTACTGGAAATATGCGATGTACTGTGTCCATGA
- a CDS encoding transporter substrate-binding domain-containing protein — translation MKKRNLILTAALFAMTASLAACGGQKPAQTQPAADTAAESKGGDKKEEAKEEPKSEETAAASAEKTRYEKILESGVLKVGTEGTYKPFTYHDDNNELCGYDVEVARAIGEKMGVKTEFSEITWEGLLTSLDTGTVDLVLNQVGVTDERKEKYDFSDPYLYSYIALITKTDNNDITDWDSANGKKTSLNVSSNYALIAEKYNMDITASDTFSKDIELLLAGRTDCVINNTIAFNDFLTQKPDTPIKIAAVQEQADTVAVPIPKGNDDLVEAVNKAIAELQADGTLTELSNKYLGKDFSKELTLEEIQQ, via the coding sequence ATGAAAAAAAGAAATCTAATCCTGACAGCCGCGTTATTTGCCATGACCGCTTCCCTGGCAGCATGCGGAGGGCAGAAGCCCGCACAGACACAACCCGCAGCAGACACTGCCGCAGAGTCAAAGGGTGGGGACAAAAAGGAGGAGGCAAAAGAAGAACCAAAGTCAGAAGAGACTGCCGCTGCTTCCGCTGAAAAAACGCGGTATGAAAAAATCCTTGAAAGCGGTGTCTTAAAGGTAGGTACAGAAGGCACCTATAAGCCGTTTACGTATCACGACGACAACAATGAGCTGTGCGGATATGACGTAGAGGTAGCCAGGGCCATCGGCGAAAAAATGGGGGTTAAAACCGAATTCTCCGAAATCACCTGGGAAGGCCTTCTCACCTCATTGGACACAGGAACGGTTGATTTGGTACTGAACCAGGTAGGTGTAACAGACGAGAGGAAAGAAAAATATGATTTTTCCGACCCTTACCTCTACAGTTACATTGCGCTCATTACCAAAACAGACAACAATGACATCACGGATTGGGACAGTGCCAACGGGAAAAAGACCTCACTAAACGTATCCAGCAACTATGCGTTGATTGCAGAAAAGTATAACATGGACATCACTGCCTCCGATACCTTCAGCAAGGACATCGAATTATTACTGGCAGGAAGGACTGACTGTGTCATCAACAACACCATAGCATTTAACGACTTCCTGACACAGAAACCCGATACTCCAATCAAGATTGCCGCTGTTCAGGAGCAGGCTGACACAGTGGCTGTACCGATTCCCAAGGGAAACGATGATCTTGTGGAGGCCGTCAACAAAGCAATCGCGGAACTTCAGGCAGACGGGACACTTACCGAACTTTCCAACAAATATTTAGGTAAAGACTTCTCAAAAGAACTTACCCTGGAAGAAATCCAGCAGTAG
- a CDS encoding RidA family protein — MNVISTEKAPGAIGPYSQGFEVNGVIYTSGQIPVNPADGSVAEDIAGQAEQSCKNVGAILEAAGSGFDKVFKTTCFLADMGDFATFNEVYAKYFTSKPARSCVAVKTLPKGVLCEIEAIAVK, encoded by the coding sequence ATGAACGTAATCAGCACAGAAAAGGCACCAGGCGCAATCGGACCATACTCCCAGGGATTTGAGGTTAATGGAGTTATCTACACATCTGGTCAGATACCGGTAAATCCGGCAGACGGCAGCGTTGCAGAGGACATTGCAGGACAGGCTGAGCAGAGCTGCAAGAACGTTGGCGCCATCCTGGAAGCAGCAGGCAGCGGCTTTGACAAGGTATTTAAGACCACCTGCTTCCTGGCAGATATGGGCGATTTTGCAACATTTAACGAAGTATATGCTAAGTATTTCACATCCAAACCAGCCAGGAGCTGTGTGGCAGTTAAGACCCTTCCAAAGGGCGTTCTGTGTGAAATCGAGGCAATTGCTGTTAAATAA
- a CDS encoding (deoxy)nucleoside triphosphate pyrophosphohydrolase: MKKIEVAAAVLHKDGTFLGTQRGYGEFEGGWEFPGGKIEEGESPQAALLRELKEELGIDAIVEQFLMTVECNYPQFHLMMHCYLCSIAEGKIQLKEHKSARWMNREQFDDVEWLPADLDVVKRIRDMDIDGLA, translated from the coding sequence ATGAAGAAGATTGAAGTGGCAGCCGCGGTTCTGCATAAAGATGGAACATTTTTAGGCACCCAAAGAGGTTATGGAGAGTTTGAAGGTGGTTGGGAATTCCCTGGTGGGAAAATTGAAGAAGGGGAGTCTCCCCAGGCGGCATTGCTGCGAGAGTTAAAAGAGGAACTGGGTATTGACGCTATCGTGGAACAATTTTTGATGACAGTTGAATGTAATTATCCCCAGTTCCATCTGATGATGCATTGCTATTTATGCTCGATTGCAGAGGGGAAAATTCAACTGAAAGAGCACAAATCAGCCCGTTGGATGAACAGGGAACAGTTCGATGATGTAGAGTGGCTTCCGGCGGATTTGGATGTGGTAAAACGAATCAGAGATATGGATATAGACGGTTTAGCTTGA